The following proteins are co-located in the Triticum aestivum cultivar Chinese Spring chromosome 1A, IWGSC CS RefSeq v2.1, whole genome shotgun sequence genome:
- the LOC123191489 gene encoding uncharacterized protein, which produces MTNDVNLMYQKYVAELDTITPEQVEWQPYGADDRLGYTPEFTINPMCLRDRDLWRMRCPLICNWAVEFHLPHRVSRQFGLFQPHPPEWVDTDKALHRLDRRRQRKIKDWDKHHASYVTRFQLCVEEARSSARAKLREHCPLAFDNYIRWLLENTRVEICPPAYNEDILEEPVNFEDLSKGKYNRDVRVGHGVPAVPVINYVRTEIKKAADESQSILEETPVGKGNDDGPLRAFLKLNCSIFVFAKMESVSAVWQLTALQRLTVRRCTVQCSAQSLGAAPHTAAPKA; this is translated from the exons atgacgaacgatgtcaatctcatgtaccagaagtacgttgccgagttggacacgattacgcctgagcag gtggaatggcagccatatggcgccGATGACAGACTTGGGTACACCCCGGAGTTTACcatcaacccgatgtgcttgcgggatagggatctctggcgtatgcggtgcccactgatatgcaactgggctgttgagtttcatttgccacatcgcgtgtctcgtcagtttggtctgttccagcctcacccgccggaATGGGTGGATACggacaaagcacttcatag gttggacaggagaaggcagcggaagataaaggactgggacaagcatcatgcttcgtatgttacccgcttccagctttgTGTGGAGGAAGCTCGTAGCAGTGCACGCGCCAAGCTTCGTGAGCATTGTCcacttgcttttgataactacatacgatggcttcttgaaaatactcgagttgagatatgcccgccggcatataatgaggatattcttgaagaacccgtaaactttgaggatctatcaaaggggaagtacaacagagatgtcaggGTAGGGCACGGAGTccctgctgttccggtgattaactatgtg cgcaccgagatcaagaaagcagctgatgagagccagtctattctggaggaaacaccggttggaaaaggcaatgatgatggtccactacgagcattcctcaag TTGAATTGTTCAATATTTGTATTTGCCAAAATGGAATCTGTTTCTGCAGTTTGGCAGTTAACAGCACTGCAGCGCCTGACAGTCAGGCGCTGCACTGTACAATGCAGCGCCCAAAGCCTAGGCGCTGCACCTCACACTGCAGCGCCCAAAGCCTAG